Proteins encoded together in one Nostoc sp. PCC 7524 window:
- a CDS encoding response regulator, whose translation MKSQVNSKPKILVVDDEPDNLDLLYRTFYRDYKVLRATSGPAALDLLAQEGEVAVIISDQRMPIMSGTEFLSLTATQYPDIIRIILTGYTDVEDLVEAINAGKVFKYVTKPWEAEELKAVVRQALDTHNVLKARTRELTRTLRQESLLNTVTNTIRSALDYRQILQAIADTVGHMLEVDVCLLRPFQDEQLVDEGFIYQKVAPEYSSSQETRTQLLLADTVWETREVQIIHDVVGDERIHGDTPELEKRATAFASAHICSSLVVPLIWQQKLMAVLALHQCHQARVWEKDEVQLVLMVADQAALALSQAYAYEQVRSLAKREALINTITTAIRSSLNPQDIFAAITQQLGQALQVDGCVLSLWTEEDEYVQCVGLYDSSHNLDNSNSPIKHELWELPESQVPILENPILQAILRTHEPVVIADLSHFTSDIQGFDLLGKMAARSLMVVPLVADGKCIGSITLRESCQARRWLASDIELAKAVAAQAAIAVQQSHLYQKTREQAERLLQLDKQKTEFFQNISHEFRTPITLIQGPLESAVNTGEGLSYSQSAIALRNSRRLLRLVNQLLDLQRLDAGRMQPSFRPCDLVEFVSQIVESFRPYCEKKSLHLVAELNPCPTVYLDMEKFDKVVYNLLSNAMKFTPEGGSISVKLQPEDNHCILQVQDTGIGIIQEQIPQLFERFRQAEGSENRSYEGSGLGLALVKELVELHGGKITVESVYGRGTTFNLWLVVGNTHLPTQQVSDTPVEINTSRAYVELADLELVESTTEHIESINLSLLTETQNPQPEATAASTNVDSQHSILVVDDNPDLRTYVSDILRRSGYQVQTARNGYEGFGKAQTIAPSLIVTDLMMPMVTGLEMIRMIRSEEKLKGTPIILLTAKVDEETRIEGTEHGADAYLAKPFNDRELLAEVRNLLALKENERRVLELNTYLTESVLKRFLPPALVAKAAAGSLSLDLRPEPRLITVLFSDIVGFTQLANTLRSRRVAELLNEYLESMTKAVFDNGGTVDKFMGDAILALYGAPEELTPNEQVRRAVNTARAMHSSLAQLNQRWRDQGIFDADNSGGVQFRCGIHQGTAVVGMFGSAERADYTAIGPSVNIAARLQAAAVPGTILVSAAVADYLQDEEITKGSPLKLKGVDETVLTFAVTPNLTIKV comes from the coding sequence ATGAAATCCCAAGTAAACAGTAAGCCGAAAATTTTGGTTGTTGATGATGAACCCGACAACCTTGACTTGCTTTACCGCACCTTCTATCGCGACTATAAGGTGCTGAGGGCAACATCTGGCCCTGCGGCTCTGGACTTGCTGGCGCAAGAGGGAGAGGTTGCAGTGATCATCTCTGATCAGCGAATGCCGATCATGAGTGGTACCGAATTTTTAAGCCTGACGGCAACTCAATATCCAGATATTATTCGGATTATTTTAACGGGCTACACTGATGTCGAAGACTTGGTGGAAGCAATCAATGCGGGTAAGGTGTTCAAATATGTCACCAAACCTTGGGAAGCGGAAGAACTCAAAGCTGTAGTTCGTCAAGCCCTGGATACTCATAATGTCCTCAAAGCTCGGACTCGTGAACTCACCCGTACCCTACGTCAAGAGTCACTACTGAACACTGTGACAAATACAATTCGCAGTGCCTTAGACTATCGACAAATTTTACAAGCGATCGCCGATACAGTAGGTCATATGTTAGAGGTGGATGTTTGTTTATTACGTCCCTTCCAAGATGAGCAATTAGTAGATGAAGGGTTTATTTACCAGAAAGTTGCACCAGAGTATAGCTCTAGCCAGGAAACCCGTACCCAGCTACTTCTAGCTGATACTGTGTGGGAAACCCGCGAGGTACAGATCATTCATGATGTAGTAGGTGATGAGCGCATTCATGGAGATACCCCCGAACTAGAAAAACGAGCCACTGCTTTTGCTTCTGCTCACATCTGCTCTAGTTTAGTAGTACCCCTAATTTGGCAACAAAAGTTGATGGCAGTGTTAGCACTGCATCAGTGTCATCAAGCTCGCGTTTGGGAAAAAGATGAGGTGCAGCTGGTGTTGATGGTGGCAGATCAGGCAGCTCTGGCTCTGTCGCAAGCCTACGCCTACGAGCAAGTGCGATCGCTAGCCAAGCGAGAAGCCTTAATTAATACAATTACCACAGCGATTCGCTCTAGTCTGAATCCGCAAGATATCTTTGCAGCTATTACTCAACAACTAGGACAAGCTTTACAAGTGGATGGCTGTGTCTTGTCTTTATGGACAGAGGAAGATGAGTATGTCCAATGTGTGGGCTTGTATGATAGCTCTCACAATTTAGATAATTCCAACTCACCAATCAAACATGAGTTATGGGAATTACCGGAATCACAGGTACCAATTTTAGAAAATCCGATTCTGCAAGCCATATTGCGAACCCATGAGCCTGTAGTTATTGCTGATTTGAGCCATTTTACCTCAGATATCCAAGGGTTTGATTTACTTGGAAAAATGGCAGCGCGATCGCTCATGGTTGTTCCCTTAGTCGCTGATGGCAAATGTATTGGTAGTATCACCCTGCGAGAAAGTTGCCAAGCTAGACGGTGGCTCGCATCTGATATTGAGTTAGCCAAAGCCGTAGCCGCACAAGCCGCGATCGCCGTTCAGCAGTCACACTTATACCAAAAAACTCGTGAGCAAGCCGAGCGTTTACTACAATTAGATAAACAAAAAACCGAGTTTTTTCAAAATATTTCCCATGAATTCCGCACTCCGATCACCTTAATTCAAGGGCCATTAGAGTCAGCTGTCAATACAGGCGAGGGATTATCTTATAGCCAAAGTGCGATCGCCTTGCGTAACTCCCGGCGTTTGCTCAGACTCGTCAATCAACTACTGGATCTACAACGCCTCGATGCTGGCAGAATGCAACCCAGTTTCCGTCCCTGTGATCTTGTCGAGTTTGTTAGTCAAATAGTCGAGTCATTTCGTCCCTACTGTGAGAAAAAATCACTACATCTGGTGGCAGAATTGAATCCATGCCCCACAGTGTACTTAGATATGGAAAAATTTGACAAAGTGGTCTACAACCTGCTGTCAAATGCCATGAAGTTTACACCTGAAGGTGGCTCCATCAGCGTCAAACTCCAACCAGAAGACAACCATTGCATATTGCAAGTACAAGATACAGGAATTGGGATTATTCAAGAGCAGATTCCGCAATTATTCGAGCGATTTCGCCAAGCTGAAGGCTCAGAAAATCGCTCCTATGAAGGTAGTGGTTTAGGTTTAGCTCTAGTTAAAGAATTAGTAGAACTGCATGGTGGCAAAATCACAGTCGAATCAGTCTACGGTAGAGGCACCACCTTTAACTTATGGCTGGTTGTAGGTAATACACATTTACCCACACAACAAGTCTCCGATACCCCAGTTGAAATCAATACTAGCCGCGCTTATGTGGAATTGGCTGATTTAGAACTGGTAGAGTCAACTACGGAACATATAGAAAGTATTAATTTATCACTACTTACTGAAACTCAGAATCCTCAGCCAGAAGCAACAGCCGCATCTACAAACGTCGATAGTCAGCACTCAATTTTAGTTGTAGATGACAACCCAGATTTGCGAACCTATGTATCTGATATCCTCCGCCGCAGTGGTTATCAAGTTCAGACAGCGCGAAATGGTTATGAAGGCTTTGGTAAAGCACAAACAATTGCTCCTAGCTTAATTGTTACGGACTTAATGATGCCAATGGTGACGGGACTAGAAATGATTCGGATGATCCGGAGTGAAGAAAAGCTCAAAGGCACACCCATCATCTTACTGACAGCTAAAGTTGATGAAGAAACCCGCATTGAAGGCACAGAACATGGAGCCGATGCTTATTTAGCCAAACCATTTAATGATCGGGAACTTCTAGCGGAGGTTCGCAATCTTCTAGCCTTGAAAGAAAATGAAAGGCGGGTTTTGGAACTCAACACTTACTTGACAGAATCAGTTCTCAAACGATTTTTGCCACCAGCATTGGTGGCAAAAGCGGCTGCGGGTTCTTTGAGCTTGGATTTGCGACCAGAACCACGCTTAATTACAGTTTTATTTAGTGACATTGTGGGTTTTACACAATTAGCTAATACCCTCAGATCCCGAAGGGTAGCAGAATTGTTGAATGAATATTTAGAATCTATGACAAAAGCGGTGTTTGATAATGGCGGCACCGTGGATAAATTTATGGGGGACGCTATTTTAGCTTTATATGGAGCGCCAGAAGAACTAACACCAAATGAACAGGTGCGCCGCGCTGTGAATACGGCTAGAGCCATGCACAGTTCCTTGGCTCAGTTAAACCAGAGATGGCGAGACCAAGGTATATTTGATGCTGATAACAGTGGTGGAGTGCAATTCCGTTGTGGTATTCACCAAGGTACGGCTGTAGTGGGAATGTTTGGTAGTGCTGAGAGAGCAGATTATACTGCGATCGGGCCTAGTGTGAATATTGCAGCGAGATTGCAAGCTGCTGCTGTTCCCGGTACTATTTTGGTGTCGGCTGCCGTGGCGGATTATTTACAGGATGAAGAAATCACTAAGGGTAGTCCACTCAAACTCAAAGGAGTTGATGAAACAGTTTTAACCTTTGCTGTAACACCAAATTTAACAATTAAAGTGTGA
- a CDS encoding IS630 family transposase yields MAGVTKVEIKESVEELHELLLKQKTASSFERIQALYLLKIGQVKTIQDVAVVVGRARVTVQRWLKNYQESGIKGLLTTLKSPGRPAIISLQVREQLDKELQESEGFKSYEEIRTWLKAVEGIEASYKVVHDTVRYQMKAKLKVPRAVGIKYDSEAESEFKKTATIPRSNKKHVIAPVDRQKTMRYWCGDESRVGLKTEAGRLITKKGVKPIGIMQWKRDNFYLYGLVEPLTGEYFIWEFSHLNTACFNIF; encoded by the coding sequence ATGGCTGGAGTAACCAAAGTAGAAATAAAAGAGTCAGTAGAGGAATTACATGAGTTGCTCTTAAAACAAAAAACAGCATCAAGTTTTGAACGGATTCAAGCTTTGTATTTGCTGAAAATAGGACAAGTGAAAACAATACAAGATGTAGCGGTGGTAGTAGGAAGGGCAAGGGTAACGGTACAAAGATGGTTAAAAAATTATCAAGAGTCGGGAATCAAGGGTCTATTAACAACTCTAAAGAGTCCAGGGCGACCTGCAATAATTAGCTTACAAGTAAGAGAGCAGCTAGACAAAGAGCTTCAAGAATCGGAGGGATTCAAAAGTTATGAGGAAATCCGAACATGGTTAAAAGCAGTAGAAGGGATAGAAGCATCATATAAAGTAGTACATGATACAGTGCGCTATCAAATGAAAGCAAAGCTAAAAGTGCCGCGAGCAGTAGGTATTAAATACGATAGCGAAGCAGAATCAGAATTTAAAAAAACTGCCACAATACCTAGAAGTAATAAAAAACACGTCATAGCACCAGTAGATAGGCAAAAAACAATGAGATATTGGTGTGGGGACGAAAGCCGTGTGGGATTGAAGACTGAAGCTGGGAGACTAATTACTAAAAAAGGAGTCAAGCCCATCGGCATTATGCAATGGAAGCGGGATAATTTTTACTTATATGGATTAGTGGAACCCTTAACTGGAGAGTATTTTATCTGGGAATTCTCTCATTTGAATACAGCCTGTTTCAATATTTTTTAG
- a CDS encoding transposase, with translation MLQLDNGAFHLSQHLKIPENIVLLFQPPHTPQVNPIERLWEEVKRHLTWESFSNLDELREFIWKRLEQLNTSVVASITGWDFILDALFVSGFS, from the coding sequence ATTCTTCAGTTAGACAATGGGGCTTTTCATTTAAGTCAGCATCTGAAAATACCAGAAAACATAGTTTTGTTATTTCAACCTCCACATACACCTCAAGTTAATCCAATAGAAAGATTGTGGGAAGAAGTTAAAAGGCATCTAACTTGGGAAAGCTTCTCAAATTTAGATGAATTAAGAGAATTTATCTGGAAGCGATTGGAACAATTAAACACATCAGTTGTTGCTTCTATCACAGGTTGGGATTTTATTCTTGATGCTTTATTTGTATCAGGCTTTTCGTGA